The DNA sequence GATTATCGCCATCGGAGAAGACACCGGCGCTAATATTATGGCAACGGCGATGGTGAAGAAACTGCATCCAAATCGTATTATCAGCCGCGCAATTACGCCAATTCATGAAACAATTTTAGAAGCAATGGATGTAGAAACCATTATTCATCCTGAGGATGAAAGTGCGGAGAGGTGGGCGAAAAAATTATCTCTCAAAGGAATGGTAGATTCTTTTGAACTCAGTATCAACTACAGCATTGCAGAAATTGCAATTCCGGACAAACTCGTTGGAAAAACGATAGAACAAGTTGGTTTTAGAAACAATTACAATCTTGTTTGTGTCACGATTATTAAAAAAATAGCCGATAAAAACATGTTCGGAAAAGTAAAACGAATTAATCAGATACAAGGCGTCGTAAATACGGATACTGTTTTAGAAAGTGCTGACATATTGGTTATATATGGTGAAAATGAAGACATTAAGCGCTTCATCAAACAATTTTAATTTCATTCATAAATTTCTTCTATCAATTTTACACAGCAATTTTTCGGTGTCAAAAAATGGTGACACTAATTACGATGCGCAGAATAAGTACATTTGTCGGTCATTTATTTTCGGTTTAAAATATTAAAGATTTCAATTAAAAAAGATTTTGTTAAAGAATTATTAATTTATGTTAATTTTTTCTTAAAATTGGCATACTTTTTAATGATATCTTTCTTAAAATATTTAATTGAAAATGAAAAAAATTTTATCATTGAGTACACTTTTATTAAGTTGCTTTTTGCTTTCCCAATTCATAAATCCCAAAATCACGCTCAAAAAAGATTGGGTACAAAGCGAAACGTTCAAAGGCTTTGTCGCCGGAAAAAACATAACATTGCATCTGGAACATTATCAAATTTCTGGATGGCACGATAAAGTTTTCTCTGTAACTGGCTGGTATCAGTACGATCAATATCAACAGAAAATTCCGCTTATTGGATATTACAATGGTGATTTATTACTTTACAATTTCGGTGAAAACCAGAAAAAGATAGAACAAACCAAATTTGTAGGAGATCTTTTTTGTTGGACTGAACCCTGTCCCGCTTTTTCTGATTACAAGGAGTTTTTAGAAATAAAACAAGGTGACGGAAAAATTCAAAAAGGGAAACTTAAAATTCAAGATAAAGAATTTACAATTAAACTGAACACTCAATCCCTGGATGTAACCAGCAGAAATGAATGGCTTCATCTTCCTAATGGAAAGGTTTATAATCTACTCGATATTTTAGACGGTTATGGAGGTAACGAGATTGTTTCAACTTTCGAAGATAAAACAGAGAATAGAATTATGCTTTCGTTTGAACGGGATTCCAACTTTAACAAACAAGGAATGTGTGGTGCTTCTCCACCCGAAACCGGTTATCGATTATTGACTTTTGATAAAAACTGGAAGATCAAAGAAATGCAGGTTTATTCTACGAACAGTTGTTTAGACGATGTTGAATGCATGAAAGAAATGCAGACAAAATACGATTATATGAAAGCATATTATCTCTATTTCCAGGACTCTCTTAATCTTCTGACCATAAATCTTAAGAATTCAACTTTTGGCGTGAAAAAATTAAGATCTAATTATAATCCATACAGCTCTTTTTGGTCGAAACGACTGTTTTCAAAATAAAACGATTTCACTTTAAAAAAAATGATATTTTAGCAAAAAAAATCAATGAAAAAAATTCTATTTTTTGGAGCCATATTTTGCTTTCAAAGTATCTTTTCCCAAGTTACAATGGCCGGAAACAAATTAGTGAAAGACGGACAGTCTTATAAATTTTCTCAATACCAACAAGTATTTACAAATCCTGTCGCGAGTGATTATTTTAAACAAGGAAGATCTAACAAAACGGCGGGAGATGTCATTTCCAGCATTGGTGGTTTTGGGATGGGTCTGAGTTTAGGTCTGATTTTAAGTACTCCAAAAGAGCAATCGGTCAGCACTCCATTTGGATCTGCAACGGTGGAAACAGACAATAGTGCGAGATGGACAGTTTTTGGCTTGAGTGCAGGTATTGCCTTGGTATCAATTCCATTTTATGTGGGTGCGAAGAAAAACTTCAATAAAGCGATTGAAACCGAAAATGGAGAATCAACTGCTTTCGAACCATACTTTAAATTAGAAAGTGCTGGAAATGGTTTGGCTTTGAGTTATCATTTTTAAATAATATTTGATTTAAATATTAAAAAGACGGAAAGTGATTTTCGTCTTTTTGTTTTCCAGATGATCTCAGAAGTTAACGGATTTATAACGAAACTTTTCATTTGAAACCGAATCGAAACTAGCCCTGATCGAAACGGCATCCTTATTTATTTTTCGGTGCTGGAAAAGCGGGGCAGAAAATAAATAAGATATAGTGTAGAGCAGGTTCCCGGCTCCTAAAAATTAGAATAAAATTCCCTATTTTTGCACAAATTCTAAAACGATGGCAAAACAAGAAGATGTTTTCAAAAAATTGATTTCGCATGCGAAAGAGTACGGGTTTATTTTTCCTTCAAGTGAAATTTATGACGGTCTTTCGGCGATTTACGATTACGGACAAAATGGGGTGGAACTGAAAAACAACATCAAACAGTATTGGTGGAAAGCAATGGTGCAGCTGAATGACAACATTGTGGGAATTGATACTGCGATTTTTATGCATCCACAAATTTGGAAAGCTTCTGGTCACGTTGATGCTTTTAATGATCCGTTGATTGATAATAAAGATTCGAAAAAACGTTTCAGAGCCGATGTTTTAATTGAAGATTACTGTGCTAAAATTGAAGATAAAGCACAAAAAGAAATCGATAAAGCTGCCAAAAGATTTGGTGAAGCTTTTGATAAAAATGAATTTGAAAGTACAAATCCACGTGTTTTAGAATATAGAGAAAAACAGAAAACAATTCTTTCGAGAATGGCACAATCTCTTGAAAAAGAAGATCTTGCCGATGTGAAAGCACTAATTGAAGAGTTGGAAATCGCAGATCCAGATACCGGTTCTAAAAATTGGACGGATGTACGTCAGTTCAACTTAATGTTCGGAACGAAATTAGGCGCGTCTGCAGACACAGCAACCGATTTATATTTGAGACCGGAAACGGCGCAGGGAATTTTTGTGAACTTCTTAAATGTTCAGAAAACGTCCCGTCATAAATTACCTTTTGGAATTGCTCAAATCGGTAAAGCCTTTAGAAATGAGATTGTTGCGAGACAATTTATTTTTAGAATGCGTGAATTCGAACAAATGGAAATGCAATATTTTGTACCTCCGGGAACTGAATTAGGTTTTTATGAAACTTGGAAAGAAAAACGTCTAAACTGGCATTTGGCTTTAGGTTTAGGTGCTGAGAATTACAAATTTCACGATCACGAAAAATTGGCACATTACGCAAATGCTGCGGCTGATATTGAGTTTAAATTCCCGTTTGGATTTAAAGAACTGGAAGGAATTCACTCCAGAACTGATTTCGATTTAAGTGCACACGAAAAGCATTCCGGTCGAAAATTACAGTATTTCGATGCTGAAAGAAACGAAAATTATGTTCCTTATGTGGTAGAAACCTCGGTTGGTTTAGACCGTTTGTTCCTGGCAATTTTCTCTAACTGTTTGAAAGATGAAGTCTTAGAAGACGGTTCAGAAAGAACAGTTCTTTCTCTTCCACCTGCTTTGGCTCCTGTAAAAGCGGCGATTTTACCGTTGATGAAGAAAGATGGTTTAGGAGAATATGGAGAGAAGATCTTCAATGATTTGAAATATGATTTCAACATGATTTATGAAGACAAAGACAGCATCGGAAAACGTTACAGACGTCAGGACGCCATCGGAACGCCTTTCTGTATAACGATTGACCACGATTCTTTAACCGACAATACCGTAACTTTAAGAGACAGAGACACAATGAAACAGGAAAGAGTTGCTGTTGCGGATTTAAGAAGAATTATCGACGAAAAAACAAATTTCAGAAATTTACTTTCTAAGATTTAAGGTTTTAAAAAATATTATTAAAGAAAAGTTCCGGAGAAATCTGGAACTTTTTTATTTTAACAGATTTCCATTTATAATCCTAAATTTGTTTTAAACATTTTTTGCATGTTAGAAAAAACTTTAAAAGGAATATTAGTTGGAACTGCAGCCTTAATTGCGCTTGCCTACACTTTTGGATATGATTATTTATTCAAAGGAATTCGTGAAACTTATCTGCGTGGAGAAACTGGTTCAAACATTGATGACGGAACTTATTTCAAGTCTCATACGATTGCTAAAGGAATTTCAGTTCCATGGGTGAAAGATTCTCTATACAATAAAATCTCTCTACCTAAAACTTTAGTTGAAGATTTAAAGCTCTCAAAAACGGCTTCTTTTTTAGTCATTAAAAACGGAAAATTACTGCACGAAGAATATTGGGACGGTTATAACCAAACCTCAAAAACCAATTCTTTCTCGATGGCGAAAGCGATTACTGTAATGCTTGTCGGAAAAGCTATTGAACAGAAAAAGATTAAAAGCATTGATGAGAAGTTTGCGAGTTTCTTTCAGAATTATAATAATGTACCATTAGGGAAATATCTGACTTTGGCTAATTTGGCTGAAATGGAAGCAGGATTAAATTGGGATGAAGATTACAACAATCCTTTTCTGCCCAACGCAAAAGCCTATTACGGAAAATCTTTAGAAGAAGCTGTTTTTTTACGTGGCTTTAAAAATCAACCCGGAACAAAATTCGAATATCAATCTGGCTCAACGCAACTATTAGGTTTTGCATTGAGAAAATCGATCAATAAAACGATTGCAGAATATGCCTCCGAAAACTTATGGCAGCCGCTTGGAATGGAACAAAACGCAGAATGGAATACCGATGACTTCGGTATGGAAAAAACGTTCTGCTGCGTTAATTCTAATGCAAGAGATTTTGCAAAACTCGGACAGCTATTTTTAAATAATGGCGAATTTGATGGAAAGCAAATCCTTAATTCAAGCTTTATTGAAAAGATGCGGACGCCTACAAAATTATCTAAAGAAGCTTATGGTGTAGGACTTTGGATTAATAATGATGCAGCGATTAAACATTATTATTTCAGAGGATTGTATGGTCAGTACATCATCATTATTCCTGAGAAAAATATGGTAATTGTCCGAACAGGAATGGATAAAAGGGAAACGTTTGATGAAAAAGACAGACCGAAACAAGTTGCCTTCTATGTGGATGAAGTAGTGAAAAATTTTGATTAAACATTAAAATTCTTTAACGCAAAGGCGCAAAGGTTTTAACCTGACTCACTCTTAAATTAATTACGGCGCAAAGGCGCTTCGCTTGACTAGGAGGGATTTCAGAATTACTTTTTTGATCTTTAGAATAACTTTAAAATCATCATTCTTTTGTGCCTTTTGTGGTTAAATAAAAAATGAGCTAAAATTGTTTTTGAATATTCCGTCTCTAATCTTTTGTCTTTAAATCTATAATCTAATAAAGATTATTCAATTTAAAATTCCGTAAATTTGAAGCATTCTAAATAAGCATCATGTTCGACATCCAAAATATTCGCAGTCAGTTTCCTATTCTTACTCAAACCGTTAACGGTAAACCTTTGGTTTATCTTGATAACGGCGCTACTTCGCAGAAACCAATTTCAGTTATTGAAAGTTGGGAAAAATATTATTCTACCATCAACGCTAATGTTCATCGTGGGATTCATACTTTGAGTCAGTTAGCGACGGAAGAAATGGAAGTATCGCGAAGAAAAGTGCAGAAATTTCTTAATGCTAAAAATGATTTCGAAGTTATTTTCACCAAAGGAACGACGGAAGGAATCAACCTCATCGCTTATGCAGTAACGAATTTGATCAAAAAAGATGACGAGATTATCATTTCTTATCTCGAACATCACTCGAATATTGTTCCGTGGCAAATGCTCTGCGAAAGAACAGGCGCAAAATTGAAAGTAATTCCGATGGACGAAAATGGAATTCTTCAACTCGATTTTTTAGATCAAAATTTAAGTGAGAGAACGAAAATTGTTTCTTTGAATCAGGTTTCAAACGCTTTGGGTGTTATTAATCCAATCGAAGAAATTATCGCAAAAACGAGAGCGAATTCAAACGCCATGATTGTGATTGATGGAGCTCAATCGGTTCCGCATTTTAAAATTGATGTTCAGAAAATGGACTGTGATTTCTTTGTTTTCTCCGGACACAAAATGTATGCTCCGATGGGAACTGGAATCCTTTATGGCAAAGAAGAAATATTAAGAAAACTTCAACCTTTTCACGGTGGTGGCGAAATGATTGCAACCTGTTCTTTTGAAGAAACGACTTACGCAGATTTACCTTTTAAATTCGAAGCCGGAACACCGAATGTGGGTGGAAATATTGCATTGGGAGCGGCGATTGATTTCATGGAAAAAATCGGTCAGGAAAACATTCAATCTCACGAAAACGCATTGCTGGATTACGCTCAGAAAAAATTATTAGAAATTGATGGTTTAAGAATTTACGGAGAAAAGGCTAATAGAACTGGTGTTGTATCTTTCAACCTTGAAGGAATCGGAATTGCTTCTGATGTGGGAATGATTTTGGACAAGCTGGGAATCGCGGTAAGAACGGGACATCACTGTACGCAACCGATCATGAACTTCTTTAATATTGCCGGAACTGTTCGGGCAAGTTTTGCGGTTTACAATACTTTTGAAGAAATTGATATTTTGACAGAGGGTGTCAAAAAAGCGCAACGAATGTTGAGCTAGGTTTCAGTTTCACGCAAAGACGCAATGGTTTTTACGCAAAGCCGCAAAGTTAATCGTTGAAACTTTTTTGAACTTAATAGCGTATCAGTTTTAACTTAAAACTTTCGTGACTTTGTGGTTTAAACTTTTATCAACTACAAAAGCTGCATTTATAGAAAATGCCACTAATGCACGAATAAAATTATTCGTGCATTAGTGGTCATATTTTTTCGTCTTTACGAATTTTTTAAAATCTGTTTTGCTGCGTCTTTGGTTTTTACCTTATCAATAACGCGGGTACAAATCCCTTTTTCATCAAAAATGAAAGTGGTTCGCATTACTCCCATATATTCTCTTCCCATGAAGTTTTTCATTTGCCAAACTCCAAATTTTTCTAGAATTTCTTTGGATTCATCACCAATTAAAGGATATTGAAATCCGAACTTTACATGGAATTTCTTTTGTACCGAAACCGGATCAGCAGACATTCCTACTATCTGATAACCTTCTTTTTGAAGAAGTGAAATGTTATCATTAATGTCACAAGCTTCAGCTGTACAACCAGGAGTATTTGCCTTCGGAAAAAAGAAGATCACCAATTTCTTTCCTAAAAAATCGGATGACTTTACCGTTTCACCGTCTTGGTTAACACTTTCAAATTCTGGTAATTTATCGCCTACGTTCAACATATTGTTTATTTTTGTTCAAATTTAGATTTAAAATGTTAAAAAAGCAAAGAGCAGAAATCGTAATGACCGAACTGGAAAAATTATATCCTACAGTTCCGATTCCTTTAGACCATAATGATCCTTTTACTTTACTAGTTGCCGTTGCTCTTTCCGCTCAAACTACGGATAAAAAAGTGAATCAGATTTCGCCCAAACTTTTCGAAGTTGCTGGCACTCCTTTTAAAATGAAAGAATTAGAAGTTGACGAAATTAAATATTTAATTAAAGAAATCGGTTTAGCAAATACAAAAGCGAAGAATCTCAAAAGAATGTCTGAACTTTTGGTAGAAAGACATAATGGAATTGTGCCACAGACTTTCGAAGAATTGGAAGATCTTCCCGGCGTTGGTCATAAAACTGCTTCCGTGGTGATGAGTCAGGCTTTTGGTGTTCCGGCATTTCCAGTCGATACGCATATTCACCGCTTGATGATTCAGTGGAAATTAACTTCGGGTAAAAATGTAGTGGAAACAGAGAAAGATGCGAAGAAATTGTTCCCTAGAGAAATCTGGAATAAATTACACTTGCAAATCATTTTCTACGGCAGAGAATATTCGCCAGCGAGAGGAAATAAGGAAAATGATTTTATAACAAAAATGTTATTTGAGTAAATTTTACGAGAGATAATTTCTAAGATTTAACGAGTGGTTTTAATTTAAAAGACTTTCAACTTTATTGACCAAATCATCAATTTCAAAAGGTTTAGCCAGGAAATCATCCGCACCAATTTCTTTGCAGATTTTTTCTGCATCAGGATGAGCAGACATCAACATTACTTTGATATCAGAAGTTTCAGAATTGCGCTTTACTTCTTTGGTTAAAGTCCGGCCATCAAAACCTGACATCAGCATGTCGGTGATGATTAATTTAGGTTTCGCATTGCTGAGTTTCTCTTTATATTCTGCAGGATTACAACATGATGCAACATCATAACCATCAGAAAGCAAAATACTTTCGATAAGTGCACAAATGTCTTTGTTGTCATCAACAACCAATATTTTCATAATTTTATTTTTCTAAAAGTGGCAGCGAGAAGTAAAATTTACTGCCTTTTTGTTTTTCACTTTCGACCCAAATTTTTCCTTCGTGTCTTTCAACGATATCTTTAACGATAAACAGACCGATTCCAAAACCTGGAAAAGTAACCTCATCTTCACCGGAAACACGATAAAAACGTTCGAAGATTTTATTTAATTCTGGTTCATCCATACCAATTCCAAAGTCTTCCACAGAAACTACGGCACAATTTCCCTCAACGAAAAGCTGCACATTAACCTCCTTACTATTAGGTGAATATTTAATGGCATTGGTTAAAAGATTATTTAAAACCTGCGTGATCCGATCTTTATCTGCAAAAACTTCGATGTCTTTCGCGCCGCTCAGTTCAAAGTTAATGTGATGACTTTGTTCTGCTGCCTTAATATCTTCAATGGTTTCTGTAACCAGCTTTAGTAAAGAAAAATCACCTTTATGCAAAGGAAGCTTTCCGGATTCAATACGGGAAATATCGAGAAGCTCACCCATTAAATGGTTGAGTTTATTGATCTGATTTTCAATCGTATTTAAAGAATTCACTAAAAATTTATCATCGGAATTACCGCGCATTTTCTTGAGTAACTGCACATAACCTTTTATGGTGGTAACCGGAGTTTTCAGTTCGTGATTGGCAATCTTGATGAAATTATTTTTATGTTCATCCTGTTTCTTCATGTCATCAATATCGGTACTTGTTCCGACCCATTTTGTGACATTGCCAAACTCATCTAATTGCGGAGCAGCACGGCTTAGAAACCAACGATACTCATTGTTTTTATTACGAAAACGGTGTTCAAAAGAGAACGGTATTTTGTGCGTTACACTGTCAGTCCAAAGACGTATATTTTCATCTCGTTCGTTGGGATGTACAATATCTAACCAACCATTTCCTTCCAAGAAAGTATTATAATCTTTCCCAGAATAATCCATGGTGGCTTGATTGAAATAGGTCAGTCGGCCATCACTTTCACCAATCCAAACAATTTGTGGGATTGCATCGGCTAGAAAACGATACTTCTGTTCACTTTCCCTAATTTTCCGCTCGAACTCTTTCAAGTCCGTAATATCGCGCATTGTTCCAGAAACATAAGGTTTACTGCCTTCAAAACTTTCCAGGAGTCGGCCATATATTTCGACCCACTTCACCTTTCCATCGCGCAAAATAATTTTGGTCTGATAATAAAGGTCGCCGGTGCTTTTTGCTTTTTTTAAAGCTTCATTACGGACTTTTAAATATTTGGGATGAATATGCTTTTCGAAAACCTTACAGTCCAGATTTTCAGTATCAGCATCATATCCTAGAATTGATAAGAACCGAGGAGAGAAATTATATTTATGCTGCGTTTCATAATCCATGTCAAACCTACCTAATTTAGTAGCATCTAAGGCAGTATTTAACTGGTGATGGCTTTCCTGCAGAAGTATTTCGTTCGTTTTCCGTTCAGTAATATCTTGCATTACTCCCAACATTCGGATAGGCTGATTCTCTTCGTCCCGGAATATCTTACCATTGGTGAAAATCCATTTTAGATTTCCCTTTTTATCGATGATTCTTGCTTCGTACTTATATTTCCCAGTTTTTAAAGCACGTTCATAGGCTTTCTCTACAATATTGATGCGGTCATACTCTACCAAATGACCTCTCATTTGTTGATGACTGATCGCATCACCATCTTCGTAACCGAAAATTT is a window from the Kaistella flava (ex Peng et al. 2021) genome containing:
- a CDS encoding response regulator, translating into MKILVVDDNKDICALIESILLSDGYDVASCCNPAEYKEKLSNAKPKLIITDMLMSGFDGRTLTKEVKRNSETSDIKVMLMSAHPDAEKICKEIGADDFLAKPFEIDDLVNKVESLLN
- a CDS encoding serine hydrolase domain-containing protein — translated: MLEKTLKGILVGTAALIALAYTFGYDYLFKGIRETYLRGETGSNIDDGTYFKSHTIAKGISVPWVKDSLYNKISLPKTLVEDLKLSKTASFLVIKNGKLLHEEYWDGYNQTSKTNSFSMAKAITVMLVGKAIEQKKIKSIDEKFASFFQNYNNVPLGKYLTLANLAEMEAGLNWDEDYNNPFLPNAKAYYGKSLEEAVFLRGFKNQPGTKFEYQSGSTQLLGFALRKSINKTIAEYASENLWQPLGMEQNAEWNTDDFGMEKTFCCVNSNARDFAKLGQLFLNNGEFDGKQILNSSFIEKMRTPTKLSKEAYGVGLWINNDAAIKHYYFRGLYGQYIIIIPEKNMVIVRTGMDKRETFDEKDRPKQVAFYVDEVVKNFD
- a CDS encoding glycine--tRNA ligase, which translates into the protein MAKQEDVFKKLISHAKEYGFIFPSSEIYDGLSAIYDYGQNGVELKNNIKQYWWKAMVQLNDNIVGIDTAIFMHPQIWKASGHVDAFNDPLIDNKDSKKRFRADVLIEDYCAKIEDKAQKEIDKAAKRFGEAFDKNEFESTNPRVLEYREKQKTILSRMAQSLEKEDLADVKALIEELEIADPDTGSKNWTDVRQFNLMFGTKLGASADTATDLYLRPETAQGIFVNFLNVQKTSRHKLPFGIAQIGKAFRNEIVARQFIFRMREFEQMEMQYFVPPGTELGFYETWKEKRLNWHLALGLGAENYKFHDHEKLAHYANAAADIEFKFPFGFKELEGIHSRTDFDLSAHEKHSGRKLQYFDAERNENYVPYVVETSVGLDRLFLAIFSNCLKDEVLEDGSERTVLSLPPALAPVKAAILPLMKKDGLGEYGEKIFNDLKYDFNMIYEDKDSIGKRYRRQDAIGTPFCITIDHDSLTDNTVTLRDRDTMKQERVAVADLRRIIDEKTNFRNLLSKI
- the nth gene encoding endonuclease III, producing the protein MLKKQRAEIVMTELEKLYPTVPIPLDHNDPFTLLVAVALSAQTTDKKVNQISPKLFEVAGTPFKMKELEVDEIKYLIKEIGLANTKAKNLKRMSELLVERHNGIVPQTFEELEDLPGVGHKTASVVMSQAFGVPAFPVDTHIHRLMIQWKLTSGKNVVETEKDAKKLFPREIWNKLHLQIIFYGREYSPARGNKENDFITKMLFE
- a CDS encoding aminotransferase class V-fold PLP-dependent enzyme; the protein is MFDIQNIRSQFPILTQTVNGKPLVYLDNGATSQKPISVIESWEKYYSTINANVHRGIHTLSQLATEEMEVSRRKVQKFLNAKNDFEVIFTKGTTEGINLIAYAVTNLIKKDDEIIISYLEHHSNIVPWQMLCERTGAKLKVIPMDENGILQLDFLDQNLSERTKIVSLNQVSNALGVINPIEEIIAKTRANSNAMIVIDGAQSVPHFKIDVQKMDCDFFVFSGHKMYAPMGTGILYGKEEILRKLQPFHGGGEMIATCSFEETTYADLPFKFEAGTPNVGGNIALGAAIDFMEKIGQENIQSHENALLDYAQKKLLEIDGLRIYGEKANRTGVVSFNLEGIGIASDVGMILDKLGIAVRTGHHCTQPIMNFFNIAGTVRASFAVYNTFEEIDILTEGVKKAQRMLS
- a CDS encoding PAS domain S-box protein — translated: MNPQFPQPLSAMKEGVLESIIEKVPFGFSLINADYVLESANDAWLKIIQKSENEVIGKNVFDVFPEMKDLLKPILENVKETKQPFYSPEYSWKLMRQGILENVFFNFVYHPIYTDSGRFQHFACVVIEVTDLVETKNKIKNEEERLRLATESSHTATWDLNLKNSEIIHSSYLSKIFGYEDGDAISHQQMRGHLVEYDRINIVEKAYERALKTGKYKYEARIIDKKGNLKWIFTNGKIFRDEENQPIRMLGVMQDITERKTNEILLQESHHQLNTALDATKLGRFDMDYETQHKYNFSPRFLSILGYDADTENLDCKVFEKHIHPKYLKVRNEALKKAKSTGDLYYQTKIILRDGKVKWVEIYGRLLESFEGSKPYVSGTMRDITDLKEFERKIRESEQKYRFLADAIPQIVWIGESDGRLTYFNQATMDYSGKDYNTFLEGNGWLDIVHPNERDENIRLWTDSVTHKIPFSFEHRFRNKNNEYRWFLSRAAPQLDEFGNVTKWVGTSTDIDDMKKQDEHKNNFIKIANHELKTPVTTIKGYVQLLKKMRGNSDDKFLVNSLNTIENQINKLNHLMGELLDISRIESGKLPLHKGDFSLLKLVTETIEDIKAAEQSHHINFELSGAKDIEVFADKDRITQVLNNLLTNAIKYSPNSKEVNVQLFVEGNCAVVSVEDFGIGMDEPELNKIFERFYRVSGEDEVTFPGFGIGLFIVKDIVERHEGKIWVESEKQKGSKFYFSLPLLEK
- the bcp gene encoding thioredoxin-dependent thiol peroxidase; this encodes MLNVGDKLPEFESVNQDGETVKSSDFLGKKLVIFFFPKANTPGCTAEACDINDNISLLQKEGYQIVGMSADPVSVQKKFHVKFGFQYPLIGDESKEILEKFGVWQMKNFMGREYMGVMRTTFIFDEKGICTRVIDKVKTKDAAKQILKNS
- a CDS encoding potassium channel family protein translates to MKYIVIGLGNFGLSLAEKLTKLGSEVIGVDNSMTKVEAVKEKISYAICLDATDEYTMGGLPWKDTDIVIIAIGEDTGANIMATAMVKKLHPNRIISRAITPIHETILEAMDVETIIHPEDESAERWAKKLSLKGMVDSFELSINYSIAEIAIPDKLVGKTIEQVGFRNNYNLVCVTIIKKIADKNMFGKVKRINQIQGVVNTDTVLESADILVIYGENEDIKRFIKQF